One window of the Streptomyces sp. TS71-3 genome contains the following:
- a CDS encoding phosphodiester glycosidase family protein encodes MRSTVLNHRRRRPWLVALATATAMAAAPAVAYADSGPVAPVVVAPADIDPVTGLPAIGAPAPGAPVTGAPAAGAPVTGGIPLTNTSEKIGPGIGLQHVKALDQKGWYDAQFLNVDLSNRAVGTDLLTSGPVASGGPLSAAANKAGAVAGVNGEFFDIGNSNAALGGEVQDGKLIKSADIGGRQHVGVTKDGIAQLVDLTVDANANFAGADHKVLSLNAANGGGVPADGLIAFTSAWGDYSRGRGLSGVSNDEIAEVLVKNGSVVSVTPNGPAGSGTIADDSFVLVGRGASATALRALKPGDPVKLGYDLADNAAKTMKFALGHGGTIVSGGKVVSGLDTSIAPRTALGFKNGGKSLVLATWDGPGGTGKGGVGIDKEARDLAAMGVQTAVNLDGGGSTTMVARALGDDAATVRNVPSDGQERNDPNGVGVFVSKGNGRLDQLLVKPAPGEASADGGLKVFPGLHRRLVAQGVDDHETPVAVDPESVRWSGHGAPVEGGVLAAPARAHGTITVDAHAGREKAQEKVSVLGAVDSVELSAQRLSIPDATPDNALTVGVTGRDAQGYTAPLDPGDLSLDYDHSVVDITSADGKLKITPLADAGTILDVSVGGKSVQLPITVGVQSKTVYDFDDDVLARWHNNSTAATTFSADPDGLRIDFDAMRNVGITAASASGRIQVPGQPLRLRMRLKSSISVPNGLTYISYVDADGKSNGVYGTGLTAGDDWQNASFTLPANTKFPIAISGFQGINTSVAQQKAGTFVLDRVEADIPTSIDLPAQAAPRPDPLVSDDGSLLQGHDTWTFATLSDVQFTADNPALTQVATAAIQRIRKTNPDLIVLNGDITDRGLPQDLALARKVLTDAGCDLIPVGQEPPANSTPDPKSGSVPCYYVPGNHESYGLDNVQEDLTNFTQEFGQPYRTFDHKGTRFILLASSLGSLRGTAWDQLPMLQKALADAQKDKSVHNVMVFAHHPVDDPAETKSSQLGDRDEAALVEHMLTGFRDSTGKGASMVGSHAQIADVHRLEGVPYTVLPSSGKDPYGTPDRGGFTGWVDWSVDADRSANEQWLEADVRAFAQSVTLSAPASVEAGRSAQVSGSIVQPEGVSTGTRVVPLRYPMSVHWSGSSKLAIGSGKQAVDQARHQGRVAILDPANGTLTALRPGSVTVSVANDSMRAYTDDSSLAPVTASKTIEVLPAGSE; translated from the coding sequence ATGAGATCGACGGTCCTGAACCATCGCCGCAGGAGACCGTGGCTGGTCGCGCTCGCCACCGCGACCGCAATGGCCGCCGCGCCCGCCGTCGCGTACGCGGACAGCGGCCCGGTCGCGCCGGTCGTCGTCGCTCCCGCCGACATCGACCCGGTCACCGGCCTGCCGGCCATCGGCGCCCCTGCCCCGGGTGCGCCCGTCACCGGTGCTCCGGCCGCCGGTGCGCCCGTCACCGGCGGGATCCCCCTGACGAACACGTCCGAGAAGATCGGCCCGGGGATCGGCCTCCAGCACGTGAAGGCGCTCGACCAGAAGGGCTGGTACGACGCGCAGTTCCTGAACGTCGACCTGTCCAACCGCGCGGTCGGCACGGACCTGCTGACCTCCGGCCCCGTCGCGTCCGGCGGGCCGCTCAGCGCCGCCGCCAACAAGGCCGGGGCCGTCGCGGGCGTCAACGGCGAGTTCTTCGACATCGGCAACTCCAACGCGGCGCTCGGCGGCGAGGTCCAGGACGGCAAGCTGATCAAGTCCGCCGACATCGGCGGCCGCCAGCACGTGGGCGTCACCAAGGACGGCATCGCCCAGCTCGTGGACCTCACCGTCGACGCGAACGCGAACTTCGCGGGCGCGGACCACAAGGTGCTGTCGCTCAACGCCGCGAACGGCGGCGGGGTCCCCGCGGACGGCCTGATCGCGTTCACGTCGGCGTGGGGCGACTACAGCAGGGGCCGCGGCCTGTCGGGCGTGTCCAACGACGAGATCGCCGAAGTGCTGGTCAAGAACGGCTCGGTCGTCTCCGTCACGCCGAACGGTCCGGCGGGCTCGGGAACGATCGCGGACGACAGCTTCGTGCTCGTCGGGCGCGGCGCCTCGGCGACCGCGCTCCGCGCGCTCAAGCCCGGCGACCCGGTGAAGCTCGGCTACGACCTCGCCGACAACGCCGCGAAGACGATGAAGTTCGCGCTCGGCCACGGCGGCACCATCGTCTCCGGCGGCAAGGTCGTCAGCGGCCTCGACACCTCGATCGCCCCGCGCACCGCGCTCGGCTTCAAGAACGGCGGCAAGTCGCTCGTCCTCGCCACCTGGGACGGCCCGGGCGGCACCGGCAAGGGCGGCGTCGGGATCGACAAGGAGGCGCGCGACCTCGCCGCGATGGGCGTCCAGACCGCGGTCAACCTCGACGGCGGCGGCTCCACCACGATGGTCGCCCGCGCCCTCGGCGACGACGCCGCGACGGTCCGCAACGTCCCGTCCGACGGCCAGGAGCGCAACGACCCGAACGGCGTCGGGGTGTTCGTCTCGAAGGGCAACGGCCGTCTTGACCAGCTCCTCGTCAAGCCCGCGCCGGGTGAGGCGTCGGCCGACGGCGGCCTGAAGGTCTTCCCCGGACTGCACCGCCGCCTCGTCGCTCAGGGCGTCGACGACCACGAGACGCCGGTGGCGGTCGACCCGGAGTCCGTGCGGTGGTCCGGTCACGGAGCACCCGTCGAGGGCGGGGTGCTCGCGGCCCCGGCCAGGGCGCACGGCACGATCACGGTCGACGCGCACGCGGGTCGCGAGAAGGCGCAGGAGAAGGTCTCCGTCCTCGGCGCCGTCGACAGCGTGGAGCTGTCGGCCCAGCGCCTGTCGATCCCCGACGCGACGCCCGACAACGCCCTCACCGTCGGCGTGACCGGCCGCGATGCCCAGGGCTATACGGCTCCGCTCGACCCCGGGGACCTCTCCCTCGACTACGACCACAGCGTCGTCGACATCACGTCCGCGGACGGCAAGCTGAAGATCACCCCGCTGGCCGACGCGGGCACGATCCTTGACGTCTCGGTCGGCGGGAAGTCGGTCCAGCTCCCGATCACGGTCGGCGTGCAGTCCAAGACCGTCTACGACTTCGACGACGACGTGCTCGCCCGCTGGCACAACAACAGCACCGCGGCCACGACGTTCTCGGCGGACCCCGACGGCCTGCGGATCGACTTCGACGCGATGCGCAACGTGGGCATCACGGCGGCGTCGGCGTCCGGGCGCATCCAGGTGCCGGGCCAGCCGCTCCGCCTGCGGATGCGGCTCAAGTCGAGCATCAGCGTGCCGAACGGCCTGACCTACATCAGCTACGTCGACGCGGACGGCAAGAGCAACGGCGTCTACGGCACCGGCCTGACCGCGGGCGACGACTGGCAGAACGCGTCGTTCACGCTGCCGGCGAACACGAAGTTCCCGATCGCGATCTCGGGCTTCCAGGGCATCAACACGAGCGTCGCGCAGCAGAAGGCGGGCACGTTCGTCCTGGACCGCGTCGAGGCCGACATCCCGACGTCGATCGACCTGCCCGCCCAGGCCGCCCCCCGGCCCGACCCGCTCGTCTCCGACGACGGCTCGCTGCTCCAGGGCCACGACACGTGGACGTTCGCCACGCTGTCGGACGTGCAGTTCACCGCCGACAACCCGGCGCTGACCCAGGTCGCGACGGCCGCCATCCAGCGGATCCGCAAGACGAACCCTGACCTGATCGTCCTCAACGGCGACATCACCGACCGCGGCCTGCCGCAGGACCTCGCGCTGGCCCGCAAGGTGCTCACCGACGCCGGGTGCGACCTCATACCGGTCGGCCAGGAGCCCCCGGCCAACAGCACGCCGGACCCGAAGTCCGGCTCGGTCCCGTGCTACTACGTGCCGGGCAACCACGAGTCGTACGGCCTCGACAACGTCCAGGAAGACCTGACGAACTTCACCCAGGAGTTCGGACAGCCCTACCGGACGTTCGACCACAAGGGCACGCGGTTCATCCTGCTCGCCAGCTCCCTGGGGTCGCTGCGCGGGACGGCGTGGGACCAGCTCCCGATGCTCCAGAAGGCGCTCGCCGACGCCCAGAAGGACAAGTCGGTCCACAACGTGATGGTGTTCGCCCACCACCCGGTGGACGACCCGGCCGAGACGAAGTCCAGCCAGCTCGGCGACCGCGACGAGGCCGCGCTCGTGGAGCACATGCTCACGGGTTTCCGCGACTCCACGGGCAAGGGCGCCTCGATGGTCGGATCCCACGCCCAGATCGCCGACGTCCACCGCCTTGAGGGCGTTCCGTACACGGTGCTGCCGTCGTCGGGCAAGGACCCGTACGGCACGCCGGACCGCGGCGGCTTCACCGGGTGGGTCGACTGGTCCGTCGACGCGGACCGGAGCGCGAACGAGCAGTGGCTCGAAGCCGACGTGCGCGCCTTCGCGCAGTCCGTCACGCTCAGCGCCCCGGCTTCGGTCGAGGCCGGCAGGTCCGCGCAGGTCTCGGGCAGCATCGTGCAGCCGGAGGGCGTGTCGACGGGCACCCGCGTGGTCCCGCTGCGGTACCCGATGTCGGTCCACTGGAGCGGCTCGTCCAAGCTCGCGATCGGCAGCGGGAAGCAGGCCGTCGACCAGGCCCGCCACCAGGGCAGGGTCGCGATCCTCGACCCGGCGAACGGGACGCTCACCGCGCTGCGCCCCGGCTCGGTGACCGTGTCGGTGGCGAACGACTCGATGCGCGCCTACACCGACGACAGCTCGCTCGCGCCGGTCACGGCCTCGAAGACCATCGAGGTCCTGCCGGCCGGGTCGGAGTGA
- a CDS encoding cupin domain-containing protein, which produces MANKEPTAGSAESRPGSEAWKTALTVLQSANPPFVPEGVEATTVIIEFPPGDPGTPPHRHSGPAFGYMLEGEMLFELEGEPERVIKAGETFWEPGGDVIHYQDGNNRTDSRSRFVVTMLCAPGQPMLTLVDDEELARRRHLRAPRPGV; this is translated from the coding sequence ATGGCGAACAAGGAGCCGACGGCAGGCAGCGCCGAGAGCCGACCGGGCTCGGAGGCGTGGAAGACCGCGCTGACGGTGCTGCAGTCGGCGAATCCGCCGTTCGTGCCGGAGGGGGTGGAAGCCACGACCGTCATCATCGAGTTCCCTCCCGGCGACCCCGGGACCCCTCCGCACCGGCACTCGGGGCCCGCCTTCGGCTACATGCTGGAGGGGGAGATGCTCTTCGAGCTGGAGGGCGAGCCCGAACGAGTGATCAAGGCCGGGGAGACGTTCTGGGAGCCGGGCGGCGACGTCATCCACTACCAGGACGGGAACAACCGGACGGACTCGCGGAGCCGCTTCGTCGTCACCATGTTGTGCGCGCCGGGCCAGCCCATGCTCACCCTGGTCGACGACGAGGAACTGGCCCGCCGCCGGCACCTGCGGGCGCCGCGCCCGGGGGTGTGA